A region from the uncultured Draconibacterium sp. genome encodes:
- a CDS encoding GH92 family glycosyl hydrolase, translating into MNRILFAANAFLALFVFSCSQAPEPKDFSAYVDPYIGSDYHGHVFVGANVPFGAIQLGPNNANETWDWCSGYHYSDSVLIGFAHTHLSGTGIGDLGDLLFMPVSSDFQFTDSVTMPYPWQAKYTHTNEEVRPGYYKMHINKYNITSELTASERVGFHKYDYKATVNSKLIIDLSYGTGWDALTKAEIKQIDSNSIEGLRYSTGWAKNQKLYFHTRFSKAIKNISTIQQNDKGINTVMLEFEGNGELLVKTAISPVSTSGAKNNLLTEIDHWDFEATKAAAREKWNHELGKIKVESTSSENITTFYTALYHTMIAPSVFNDVNGDYRGANGKNYPNPGYDTYTTYSLWDTYRAAHPLLTLTQPDRVNDIVNNLLAIFDEQGKLPVWHLHGNETNTMVGNHAIPVIVDAYLKGYNGFDAERAFQAIKSTMLMDERGLNFIKERGYIPADSLIESVAMALEYAIDDWAVAAMAKKMGKTEDFNHFAKRAEYYRHYFDSSTNFMRGKMADGSWRTPFDPVHSKHRADDYCEGNAWQYTWLVPHDINGLINLFGSEESFIKKLDQLFISEEKLQEGASVDISGLIGMYAHGNEPGHHVPYMYAFAGQQWKTAERINFILNEMYTDQPDGLCGNEDCGQMSAWYVFSSLGFYPVNPANGVYVFGSPLFQSAEIELPNQLTFQVMAKELNKTNIYIQTATLNGQAYSKSYITHEELMKGGVLEFTMGPKPNYTFGAPAEDRPKSGYHHR; encoded by the coding sequence ATGAACCGAATTCTTTTTGCAGCTAATGCATTTTTGGCACTCTTCGTATTCTCGTGCTCTCAAGCACCTGAACCTAAAGATTTTTCAGCTTATGTAGACCCATACATCGGCAGCGATTACCATGGCCATGTATTTGTTGGGGCAAACGTTCCGTTCGGAGCCATTCAGCTCGGCCCAAACAATGCAAACGAAACCTGGGACTGGTGCTCGGGATACCATTATTCCGATTCGGTTTTAATTGGTTTTGCACACACCCACCTAAGTGGAACCGGAATTGGCGATTTGGGCGACCTGTTGTTTATGCCCGTTTCATCCGATTTTCAGTTTACCGATTCGGTAACAATGCCCTACCCCTGGCAAGCCAAATACACCCACACTAACGAAGAAGTGAGACCCGGGTATTATAAGATGCACATCAACAAATACAACATAACAAGCGAACTTACAGCAAGCGAACGTGTTGGCTTTCATAAATACGACTATAAGGCAACAGTCAATTCAAAACTTATTATCGACCTCTCGTACGGAACCGGCTGGGATGCTCTTACCAAGGCTGAAATAAAACAAATTGATTCCAATAGTATTGAAGGATTACGTTACTCCACCGGTTGGGCCAAAAATCAAAAGCTTTACTTCCACACCCGTTTTTCCAAAGCCATAAAAAACATTTCAACAATTCAACAAAACGACAAAGGAATTAACACAGTAATGCTGGAATTTGAAGGTAATGGCGAACTACTTGTTAAAACAGCCATTTCGCCGGTAAGCACCAGCGGCGCAAAAAACAACCTTTTAACCGAGATCGATCATTGGGATTTTGAAGCAACAAAAGCTGCTGCTCGTGAAAAATGGAACCACGAATTGGGAAAAATAAAAGTTGAAAGTACCAGCTCTGAAAATATAACTACCTTCTACACGGCACTCTACCATACCATGATTGCCCCTTCGGTTTTTAACGATGTGAACGGCGATTACCGGGGCGCTAATGGTAAAAACTACCCTAACCCGGGTTACGATACTTATACCACTTATTCGCTTTGGGACACCTATCGCGCAGCTCATCCTCTGCTTACCCTTACGCAGCCTGACAGGGTTAACGATATCGTAAACAACCTGCTGGCCATTTTCGACGAACAAGGGAAATTACCTGTTTGGCATCTGCACGGAAACGAAACCAATACCATGGTAGGCAATCACGCCATTCCGGTTATTGTTGATGCATACCTAAAAGGATACAACGGATTTGATGCAGAACGTGCATTTCAAGCCATAAAGTCGACCATGTTAATGGATGAACGCGGCCTGAACTTTATTAAAGAACGTGGTTATATCCCTGCCGATTCGCTTATTGAATCGGTAGCCATGGCGCTCGAATATGCCATCGACGACTGGGCTGTTGCAGCCATGGCGAAAAAAATGGGAAAAACAGAAGACTTTAACCATTTTGCAAAAAGGGCAGAATATTACCGGCACTATTTCGATTCATCAACAAATTTTATGCGCGGAAAAATGGCTGATGGCAGCTGGCGCACTCCTTTCGATCCTGTACATTCGAAACATCGTGCCGACGATTATTGCGAGGGCAATGCCTGGCAGTACACCTGGCTGGTTCCGCATGATATTAACGGATTAATTAACCTGTTTGGCAGCGAAGAAAGCTTTATAAAAAAACTTGACCAGCTCTTCATCAGTGAAGAAAAGTTACAGGAAGGCGCATCGGTGGATATATCTGGTTTAATTGGCATGTATGCTCATGGTAACGAACCCGGCCACCATGTTCCGTACATGTATGCTTTTGCGGGCCAACAATGGAAAACGGCCGAGCGCATTAATTTTATTTTAAACGAAATGTATACCGACCAACCTGATGGTTTGTGTGGCAACGAAGACTGTGGCCAAATGTCGGCGTGGTATGTCTTCTCATCCCTCGGATTTTACCCGGTAAACCCGGCTAATGGCGTTTATGTTTTTGGAAGCCCGCTCTTCCAATCGGCTGAGATTGAACTCCCCAACCAACTTACCTTTCAGGTAATGGCAAAAGAGCTCAATAAAACCAACATTTATATTCAAACGGCCACTTTAAACGGACAAGCCTACTCTAAATCATACATCACCCACGAGGAGTTGATGAAAGGTGGCGTTTTGGAATTTACGATGGGGCCAAAACCAAATTACACATTTGGAGCACCGGCAGAAGACCGGCCAAAATCGGGTTACCATCATCGATAA
- the pheT gene encoding phenylalanine--tRNA ligase subunit beta, whose product MKISYSWLKDYIKLEQSPEEICDILTQTGLEVGGLEEVETVKGGLAGLVIGEVVTCEKHPDSDHLSKTTVNVGTDEALPIVCGAPNVAAGQKVVVATVGTTLYDGDQEFKIKKSKIRGEVSMGMICAEDEIGLGTNHDGIMVLDPNAKVGTPAKDYFNIESDWVIEIDLTPNRIDGASHIGAARDLAAFLKKTQDIEYTKPSVDSFKVDSNDLLIPVEVENSEACPRYAGVTISGVEVKESPEWLQNRLKMIGLTPINNVVDITNYVLFETGQPLHAFDANEITGGKVLVKTLPAKTKFTTLDELERELDENDLMICNTEEAMCIGGVFGGIKSGVKAATKNIFLESAYFDPVYIRKTARRHGLNTDASFRFERGVDPNGQIYALKRAALLIKEIAGGTISSDIIDIYPKPIEDFKVNVSYANITRLIGKDLGNQAVKNILESLEIKIENEDETGLELLVPAYRVDVKREADVIEEILRIYGYNNIEIPTQVNSSLQTANKPNPDSVKNLVAGMLTAQGFNEIWSNSLTKASYYEELKDYKDEQTVKMLNPLSADLNGMRQTLLFGGLECIAYNANRQNKNLKVYEFGNTYFYKGTQLKDQPANNYWEENHLALFVTGNKEAESWTTKEAPVSFYGLKSQAENILKRLGLTTDKMQLTDCEDELFSEGLTYSFNNKIVLNMGIVAGKWLKKFDIENPVYYADFNWDNVFQAHKKHKVLFNELPKFPAVRRDLALLIDKEVKFSQIKATAFKMERQLLREVDLFDVYEGKGVPAGKKSYAISFILRDDNKTLKDKQIDKTMQKLIQAFNRELGAELR is encoded by the coding sequence ATGAAAATTTCATATTCCTGGTTAAAAGATTACATTAAACTGGAACAATCGCCTGAAGAAATATGCGACATATTAACACAAACCGGTCTTGAAGTTGGCGGTTTAGAAGAAGTAGAAACAGTAAAAGGCGGCCTTGCCGGTTTGGTAATTGGCGAAGTAGTTACCTGCGAAAAACACCCCGATTCTGACCACTTGAGCAAAACAACGGTAAACGTTGGCACCGACGAGGCATTGCCAATTGTTTGTGGTGCTCCCAACGTGGCGGCCGGACAAAAAGTGGTTGTTGCAACAGTTGGCACTACGCTTTACGATGGCGATCAGGAATTTAAAATTAAAAAGTCGAAAATACGTGGCGAAGTATCGATGGGTATGATTTGCGCCGAAGATGAAATTGGATTAGGCACTAACCACGATGGCATTATGGTACTCGACCCGAATGCAAAAGTGGGTACACCTGCAAAAGATTATTTTAATATCGAATCGGACTGGGTAATTGAGATTGACCTTACACCCAACCGAATCGACGGGGCATCGCACATTGGAGCTGCCCGCGATTTAGCCGCTTTCCTGAAAAAGACACAGGATATTGAATACACAAAACCATCAGTTGATAGCTTTAAAGTTGACAGCAACGACCTGCTTATTCCGGTAGAGGTAGAAAACTCAGAAGCCTGTCCGCGCTACGCCGGAGTAACGATTTCGGGAGTAGAAGTAAAAGAATCGCCGGAGTGGTTGCAAAACAGGCTAAAAATGATTGGATTGACACCAATAAACAATGTGGTTGATATTACCAACTACGTGTTATTTGAAACCGGCCAACCTTTACATGCTTTTGACGCGAATGAAATTACCGGTGGCAAAGTATTGGTAAAAACGCTTCCGGCAAAAACAAAATTTACAACGCTTGACGAGCTTGAGCGCGAGCTTGATGAAAACGACCTGATGATATGCAACACCGAAGAAGCCATGTGCATTGGTGGTGTTTTTGGCGGTATAAAGTCGGGGGTAAAAGCTGCCACAAAAAATATATTTCTTGAAAGCGCTTATTTCGATCCGGTCTATATTCGTAAAACAGCACGTCGTCATGGCCTGAATACCGATGCATCGTTTCGTTTCGAACGCGGTGTTGATCCGAACGGCCAGATTTATGCGCTAAAGCGTGCAGCGCTGCTTATAAAAGAAATTGCCGGAGGAACTATTTCTTCTGACATTATTGATATTTACCCCAAGCCAATTGAAGATTTTAAGGTAAACGTATCGTATGCCAACATTACCCGTTTAATTGGCAAGGATTTGGGCAACCAGGCAGTAAAAAACATTCTGGAATCTTTAGAAATAAAAATAGAGAACGAAGATGAAACCGGTTTGGAACTGCTGGTTCCGGCTTACCGTGTTGATGTGAAGCGCGAAGCTGATGTAATTGAAGAAATACTTAGAATTTACGGCTACAATAATATTGAAATACCAACACAGGTAAATTCGTCGTTGCAAACAGCCAACAAACCAAACCCCGATAGCGTTAAAAACCTTGTTGCCGGGATGTTAACGGCTCAGGGCTTTAACGAAATCTGGTCGAACTCCTTAACTAAAGCAAGCTACTACGAGGAGCTTAAAGATTACAAAGATGAGCAGACGGTAAAAATGCTGAATCCTTTAAGTGCCGATTTAAACGGAATGCGGCAAACCTTGCTTTTCGGAGGATTGGAGTGCATTGCATATAACGCCAACCGGCAAAACAAAAACCTGAAGGTTTATGAGTTTGGGAATACCTACTTTTATAAAGGAACTCAATTAAAAGACCAACCGGCCAATAATTATTGGGAAGAAAACCATTTGGCTCTTTTTGTAACAGGAAATAAAGAAGCTGAAAGCTGGACAACAAAAGAAGCACCGGTATCGTTTTACGGCTTAAAATCGCAAGCCGAAAATATTTTAAAACGACTGGGGCTTACAACAGATAAAATGCAGCTTACCGACTGCGAAGACGAACTATTTAGCGAAGGGCTGACCTACTCGTTCAACAATAAAATAGTGTTGAATATGGGAATTGTTGCCGGAAAATGGCTAAAGAAATTCGACATTGAAAACCCGGTTTATTATGCCGATTTTAATTGGGATAATGTTTTCCAGGCGCATAAAAAACACAAAGTATTGTTTAACGAGCTGCCTAAATTCCCTGCGGTGCGCCGCGACCTGGCCCTGCTAATCGACAAGGAAGTTAAGTTCAGCCAGATTAAAGCTACTGCTTTTAAAATGGAACGCCAGTTACTACGCGAGGTTGATTTGTTTGATGTGTACGAGGGAAAAGGTGTACCTGCGGGTAAAAAATCGTATGCCATTAGTTTTATTTTGCGCGACGATAATAAAACGTTAAAGGATAAACAGATTGACAAAACCATGCAGAAATTAATTCAGGCCTTCAACCGAGAATTAGGCGCCGAACTGCGTTAA
- a CDS encoding DMT family transporter, with protein sequence MQNHTKGIVYAAITAFFWGFLAIALKVAVRKVDPVTVVWIRFVIAFVMLSVWQAASNPQAFKILTKPPLLLIFAALALSWNYMGYMLGIHHTTPSNAQLFIQTGPLILAIAGFVIFKEKLLRNQIIGFTIAILGFSFFYRDQLQAFFETAGTYKLGILFTLSGALAWAIYAILQKILVRNYSVDSLNLMLFGLPAIIYLPFVNFQQLLSLHWSWWFLLFFLGANTFIAYTCIGKALKYTEANKVSIIIILNPMITFITMGILTQLNVSWVEHERFSLITIIGALLVFSGAILVAKKTKKQ encoded by the coding sequence ATGCAAAACCATACAAAAGGAATAGTTTACGCTGCAATAACAGCTTTCTTTTGGGGTTTTCTGGCCATTGCTTTAAAGGTGGCAGTGCGTAAAGTTGATCCGGTAACGGTGGTATGGATACGATTTGTTATTGCCTTTGTTATGCTTTCTGTATGGCAAGCGGCAAGTAATCCACAAGCTTTTAAAATTCTCACAAAACCTCCCCTACTGCTTATTTTTGCAGCGCTGGCTCTCTCCTGGAACTATATGGGTTACATGCTTGGCATTCATCATACCACACCAAGCAATGCTCAGCTTTTTATTCAAACCGGTCCGCTTATTTTAGCCATTGCCGGTTTTGTAATTTTTAAAGAAAAATTACTGCGTAACCAAATCATAGGTTTTACCATAGCCATTCTGGGTTTTTCCTTTTTTTACCGCGACCAGTTGCAGGCATTTTTCGAGACTGCCGGAACCTACAAACTTGGTATTCTTTTTACGCTTTCAGGTGCCCTGGCCTGGGCAATTTATGCCATTCTTCAAAAAATACTGGTTCGCAATTATTCGGTTGATAGCTTAAACCTGATGCTTTTTGGTTTGCCCGCCATTATATACCTGCCTTTTGTTAATTTTCAGCAACTGTTATCCTTACATTGGAGCTGGTGGTTTTTGCTTTTCTTTTTAGGAGCCAATACTTTTATTGCCTACACCTGCATTGGCAAAGCACTAAAATATACCGAAGCCAACAAAGTAAGTATAATCATTATTTTAAACCCGATGATTACTTTTATTACCATGGGAATTTTAACCCAATTAAACGTTTCTTGGGTAGAGCACGAACGCTTTTCTTTAATTACCATCATTGGAGCATTGCTCGTATTTTCAGGGGCCATACTTGTTGCTAAAAAAACAAAGAAGCAATAG
- a CDS encoding glycoside hydrolase family 47 protein: protein MKKNEHEQAQLLATDVRNEFVRSWEAYKKYAWGHDVLLPLSKGYQDWYEQSLHISPIDAYSTMKVMKLDDYAKEVEHYVVDSISWEKDLFVKTFEVNIRILGGLLAMYEYTGDEKILDKTEDFGKRMLKAFDSPTGIPYYWFNLKTGETKGAKVNVAEAASYMFEMGILSYYTKNPVFYQAAKKANLAVWERVSEIHLVGENIDVETGKWLNTSSHICAGIDSYYEYLLKSYLLFGDPDLKPIWEKSLTAVNTYLVEESDTSFWYKRVDMHTGLKRTNPIYADNPSVIEGGIVTLYDAFFPAVLALAGDLERAEKNQATWNWLWNRYGLEPMIYDFDAGEPTYPVYDLNPEIIESAYYLYHYTGKDDYLKMVVQYWADIKKYCKTEVAFSSVEDVRTMQKKDYMPTFFFAETLKYFYLTFTFNTGEFILDDYVFNTEAHPFKRSSFSKEKAKIYLGF from the coding sequence GTGAAAAAAAATGAGCATGAACAAGCCCAACTTCTGGCCACTGATGTTCGCAATGAATTTGTAAGAAGCTGGGAGGCCTATAAAAAATATGCCTGGGGGCATGATGTTTTGCTCCCTCTGTCAAAAGGCTACCAGGACTGGTACGAGCAGTCGCTGCATATCTCTCCTATTGATGCCTACAGCACCATGAAAGTGATGAAACTTGATGACTACGCTAAAGAAGTGGAGCACTACGTTGTGGACAGCATCAGTTGGGAGAAAGACCTTTTTGTAAAAACCTTTGAGGTAAATATCCGTATTTTGGGAGGACTTCTGGCCATGTACGAATACACGGGCGATGAAAAAATCCTAGACAAAACCGAAGATTTTGGCAAACGTATGTTAAAGGCATTCGATTCGCCAACCGGCATTCCTTACTACTGGTTTAATTTAAAAACCGGCGAAACCAAAGGAGCCAAAGTTAATGTTGCCGAGGCAGCCTCCTATATGTTCGAAATGGGCATACTGAGTTACTATACAAAGAATCCCGTTTTTTACCAGGCAGCGAAAAAAGCTAACCTTGCTGTTTGGGAACGCGTTTCTGAAATTCATCTGGTGGGCGAAAATATTGATGTGGAAACCGGCAAATGGCTAAACACAAGCAGCCACATTTGCGCAGGTATCGACTCGTATTACGAATACCTGCTAAAAAGCTACCTGCTTTTTGGAGACCCTGATTTAAAACCGATTTGGGAGAAAAGCCTGACTGCCGTTAACACCTACCTGGTTGAAGAAAGCGACACCTCGTTTTGGTACAAGCGCGTTGATATGCACACCGGATTAAAACGTACCAACCCGATTTATGCCGACAATCCCTCGGTTATTGAAGGTGGCATTGTAACGCTGTACGACGCATTTTTCCCGGCAGTATTGGCTTTGGCTGGCGATTTGGAACGTGCCGAAAAAAATCAGGCTACGTGGAACTGGTTGTGGAACCGCTACGGACTGGAACCAATGATTTACGATTTTGATGCCGGTGAACCAACCTATCCGGTTTACGACCTCAATCCTGAAATTATCGAATCGGCTTACTACCTGTATCATTACACCGGAAAAGACGACTACCTTAAAATGGTGGTACAATATTGGGCCGATATAAAAAAATATTGCAAAACAGAAGTGGCATTCTCATCGGTTGAAGATGTACGAACCATGCAAAAAAAAGATTATATGCCTACCTTCTTTTTTGCTGAAACACTAAAATACTTTTACCTTACTTTTACGTTCAACACGGGTGAGTTTATATTAGACGATTACGTTTTTAATACCGAGGCCCATCCGTTTAAACGCTCATCTTTTTCTAAAGAGAAAGCAAAAATATACCTGGGTTTTTAA
- a CDS encoding phosphotriesterase: MKKTLLFLLLPVFLMACQTQESQIITVNGAIPASELGKTLHHEHILVDFIGADSTGYHRWNKSEVVKKVLPYLLEIKQMGYKTLVECTPEYLGRDPELLKILSEKSGLQIITNVGYYSPWNGKFLPKHCYSETPLQLADRWIKQATNGIEDSEVYPGFIKIAVERAPLKPINAKVVEAACLTHKATGLTIMSHTGLAVPAFQQIEILKRYGIHPSAFIWTHANNEKDNNKHIEAARMGAWIAFDKFMEQDLKEYVDFALLMKKEGLLDKVLFSHDAGWFDPAKPNGGTFRGYTAIDNFLIPALLESGLSQPDIHQLFVINPAQAFKINKRLLPN, translated from the coding sequence ATGAAAAAAACATTACTCTTTCTATTGCTGCCTGTTTTTTTAATGGCCTGTCAGACTCAGGAATCTCAGATTATTACTGTTAATGGAGCCATCCCGGCCAGCGAATTAGGAAAAACCTTGCATCACGAACATATTTTAGTTGATTTTATTGGCGCCGACAGCACCGGCTATCATCGCTGGAACAAAAGCGAGGTGGTTAAAAAAGTACTACCCTATTTGCTGGAAATTAAACAAATGGGGTACAAAACGCTGGTAGAATGTACACCGGAGTATCTTGGCCGCGATCCGGAGTTACTAAAAATACTCTCTGAAAAATCAGGCCTTCAGATAATTACCAATGTTGGATATTACAGCCCCTGGAACGGCAAATTTTTACCAAAGCATTGTTATTCAGAAACGCCCCTGCAACTTGCTGACAGATGGATAAAACAGGCCACTAATGGCATTGAAGACAGCGAAGTTTATCCCGGCTTTATTAAAATTGCAGTTGAACGTGCCCCGCTAAAACCTATTAATGCGAAAGTAGTTGAAGCGGCCTGCCTCACACACAAAGCAACCGGTTTAACCATTATGTCGCACACCGGCCTGGCCGTACCGGCTTTTCAACAGATCGAGATTCTAAAAAGATACGGCATTCATCCTTCGGCTTTTATTTGGACCCACGCCAACAACGAAAAAGACAACAACAAGCACATTGAGGCTGCCCGGATGGGTGCATGGATTGCTTTTGATAAATTTATGGAGCAAGACCTGAAAGAGTACGTGGATTTTGCTTTACTGATGAAAAAAGAGGGACTTCTTGACAAAGTTCTTTTTTCGCACGATGCCGGTTGGTTTGATCCGGCTAAACCAAACGGAGGAACGTTCAGAGGCTACACAGCTATCGATAACTTTCTTATTCCGGCGCTGCTTGAAAGTGGTTTAAGTCAACCCGATATTCACCAACTTTTTGTGATTAATCCGGCACAGGCATTTAAAATAAACAAACGACTTCTGCCCAACTAA
- a CDS encoding GH92 family glycosyl hydrolase — MKKLLLLFALALLFSCTCDTNSTLPPANSKKLVELVNPLMGTDSEFALSNGNTYPAIARPWGMNFWTPQTGKMGDGWCYAYDHYKIRGFKQTHQPSPWINDYAAFSLMPLTGELKFDEDERASWFSHKAETALPHYYKVYLADYDVTTEFTPTDRAVSFRFTFPQSENSFILLDAFNGGSMVKIIPEERKIIGYCQNNHGGVPANFKNYFVAEFDKDFELVKTWKDENLQGAAEAESFHVGGVVGFKTKKGEKVNVKVASSFISLAQAELNLKREIGNKTFDEIKTEGAQSWEKELGRIQVEGGTEAEQKTFYSCLYRTLLFPRKFYEFDKDNKIVHYSPYNGEVLPGYMFTDNGFWDTFRAVFPFFTLMYPELNSQIMQGLVNTYKESGWLPEWASPGHRGCMIGSNSASLIADSYLKGIRGYDIETLYEAILKNTNGHNEKITSVGRFGAEFYNRLGYVPYNVGVNENTARTLEYAYADYCIWQLAQELNKPEEEIELFKKRARNYRNVFDDENKLMRGKNQDGTFQSPFSPYKWGDAFTEGNSWHYTWSVFQDIEDLKQLMGGNDAFVAMLDSVFVVPPIFDDSYYGFPIHEIREMQIAGMGNYAHGNQPIQHMIYLYNYSNQPWKAQEQVRRVLSKLYSYHPDGYCGDEDNGQTSAWYVFSSMGFYPVCPGTDEYVLGSPLFSKLTLTLENGKQFVIDAANNSKANIYLDKVLLNGKTYNKNYIKHADIQNGGTLVFDMAATPNKQRGITNESFPYSMTVDE, encoded by the coding sequence ATGAAAAAACTTCTTCTACTTTTTGCATTGGCCCTGCTTTTTAGCTGCACCTGCGATACGAACAGTACTTTACCACCAGCTAATTCAAAAAAATTGGTAGAATTGGTTAACCCCTTAATGGGCACCGATTCCGAGTTTGCCCTTTCCAACGGCAACACCTACCCGGCCATTGCCCGCCCATGGGGAATGAATTTTTGGACACCGCAAACCGGAAAAATGGGCGACGGTTGGTGCTACGCCTACGACCACTACAAAATCAGAGGCTTTAAACAAACCCATCAGCCCAGTCCATGGATTAACGATTACGCCGCTTTTTCGCTAATGCCGCTTACCGGCGAACTTAAATTTGACGAAGACGAACGCGCTTCGTGGTTTTCGCATAAAGCCGAAACAGCCCTGCCTCATTATTATAAAGTCTACCTGGCCGATTACGACGTAACTACTGAATTTACACCGACCGACCGAGCAGTTTCATTCCGCTTCACCTTCCCTCAAAGCGAAAATTCATTCATATTGCTGGATGCGTTTAATGGCGGATCGATGGTAAAAATTATTCCCGAAGAACGCAAGATAATTGGCTACTGCCAGAACAACCACGGTGGGGTACCGGCTAATTTTAAAAATTATTTTGTAGCCGAATTCGATAAGGATTTTGAATTGGTAAAAACCTGGAAAGACGAAAACCTGCAGGGAGCGGCAGAGGCAGAGAGTTTCCATGTAGGTGGAGTTGTTGGGTTTAAAACAAAAAAAGGAGAAAAAGTAAATGTAAAGGTGGCCTCGTCGTTTATTAGTTTAGCGCAGGCCGAATTAAATTTAAAACGAGAAATTGGCAACAAAACCTTTGACGAAATAAAAACCGAGGGGGCACAAAGCTGGGAAAAGGAACTGGGACGCATTCAAGTTGAAGGGGGCACAGAAGCCGAACAAAAAACGTTTTACTCGTGCCTCTACCGAACGCTACTTTTCCCACGCAAATTTTACGAATTCGACAAAGACAATAAAATAGTTCACTACAGTCCGTATAACGGAGAAGTTTTGCCGGGATATATGTTTACCGACAATGGTTTCTGGGATACTTTTCGTGCTGTTTTTCCATTTTTCACCCTCATGTACCCCGAGTTAAACAGCCAGATTATGCAGGGACTTGTAAACACGTACAAAGAGAGTGGCTGGCTTCCTGAATGGGCAAGTCCGGGGCACCGCGGTTGCATGATTGGGTCTAATTCGGCATCATTAATTGCCGACTCGTATTTAAAGGGCATACGCGGTTACGATATTGAAACCCTGTACGAGGCCATATTAAAAAACACCAACGGACACAACGAAAAAATTACGTCGGTTGGCCGGTTTGGGGCCGAGTTTTACAACCGCCTGGGCTATGTACCTTACAATGTGGGAGTGAATGAAAACACTGCACGCACACTGGAATATGCCTATGCCGACTACTGTATCTGGCAATTGGCACAAGAACTTAACAAACCTGAAGAAGAGATTGAGCTGTTTAAAAAACGTGCCCGCAATTATCGAAATGTATTTGATGATGAAAATAAACTTATGCGTGGCAAAAACCAGGACGGTACTTTTCAATCGCCGTTTAGTCCCTACAAATGGGGCGATGCATTTACCGAAGGAAACAGCTGGCATTACACCTGGAGCGTTTTTCAGGACATTGAAGATTTAAAACAACTGATGGGAGGTAACGATGCTTTTGTGGCTATGCTTGACTCAGTGTTTGTTGTTCCGCCAATTTTCGACGACTCGTACTATGGTTTTCCAATTCACGAAATCAGAGAAATGCAAATTGCCGGCATGGGCAACTACGCACATGGTAACCAGCCCATTCAGCACATGATTTACCTGTACAACTACAGCAATCAACCCTGGAAAGCCCAGGAACAAGTGCGCCGGGTACTCTCCAAACTATATTCGTACCACCCCGATGGCTACTGCGGCGATGAAGACAATGGCCAAACTTCGGCCTGGTATGTTTTCAGCTCTATGGGATTTTACCCCGTTTGCCCCGGAACCGATGAGTATGTATTGGGATCACCGCTGTTTAGCAAGCTTACGCTCACTCTCGAAAACGGCAAGCAGTTTGTAATTGATGCTGCCAACAATTCAAAAGCCAACATCTATCTCGACAAAGTGCTGCTGAATGGAAAAACCTACAACAAAAACTACATAAAACATGCTGACATTCAGAACGGAGGAACGCTTGTTTTTGATATGGCCGCCACGCCCAATAAACAGCGTGGCATCACAAACGAAAGCTTTCCCTACTCCATGACAGTTGATGAATAA